Proteins encoded together in one Pleurocapsa sp. PCC 7319 window:
- a CDS encoding Swt1 family HEPN domain-containing protein, with protein sequence MAITNKERVGRSLDTLKEGLYPFVEREMRSVYNEHWENHALSHLYEDRNLKRTTAERLQQDVTDLINVFFGEWHNVFKKTLGNAERNLVGELKTVRNDWAHGKNFSTDDAYRALDSTARLLSSISAPQADTVEKQKQELLRLRFEEQARHEKRKATNVAIESNPQGGLKPWREIVTPHDDVASGRFQQAEFAADLWQVYLDDKNCADEYRDPTEFFHRTYLTEGLKDLLTNALIRLSGKGGDPVIELQTNFGGGKTHAMLALYHLCLGVSAQNLPGCEAIFTETGIDNPPQDVKTAVLVGNKISPGTPERKKDGTVVKTLWGEIAWQLGGKEGYEMVADADQTATNPGDKLKDLFNRYSPCLILVDEWVAYARQLHYEKDLPGGDFDTHFTFAQTLSESAKNADNTLLVVSIPASDIEIGGDRGKEALERLKNAIGRVESPWRPATAEESFHIVRRRLFKDITDPTLFTARDTVIRAFSQMYRDQKTEFPAECREKDYERRITDAYPIHPELFERLYEDWSSLDKFQRTRGVLRLMAKVISYLWQENDKNLMILPANVPMADSQVQSELTRYLDDNWLPIIDKDVDGTNSLPVDLDRQHSNLGRYSACRRVTRTIYMGSAPLQKAANKGLDIRRIKLGCTQPGENVATFGDALRRLTNQATYLYVDSSERYWIDTQPNVTRTAIDRATQYREDQTWDEIIRRLKLDREMGDFAGVHIAPNSSSDVPDEETMGVRLVVLQPNLTHSSKAKSSDALTEAKQILDTKGTAPRYCKNLLVFLAPDRNKQENLMRLVNQYLAWESIVADSGKENLNLNGSQKNQAEKKLKDADKTVKMSLQDTYQWLLVPTQPEPTGDLEWEEYRLSVKDSPILQASRKLGHEEHLITTYAPARLTLEILNDYVWKNANHIDLKTLWKYLTNYLYLPRLKNEQVLLDAISDGVGKDLCSWQENFAYANGFDEATGKYLGLKAGQPITPKFSSSDFLVKPEVASAQFKAEQEERQRLEYTSTLNNGNGKTVQTTTSSYTVDPVSVSTNGTELTTDSSTVVTIETQPKRRFHGTVELSSLRLIDDVQKIADEVVQHLTSLNKGMVKVTLEIEAKEEDGIPDNVIRTVSENCKTLKFTSQGFEDE encoded by the coding sequence ATGGCTATTACCAATAAAGAAAGAGTAGGCAGATCATTAGATACCTTAAAAGAAGGCTTGTATCCTTTTGTAGAAAGGGAAATGCGTTCTGTCTATAACGAACATTGGGAAAATCATGCTCTCAGTCATTTATATGAAGACCGCAATCTCAAGCGCACTACCGCCGAACGCTTACAACAGGATGTAACCGATCTAATTAACGTATTTTTTGGTGAGTGGCATAATGTTTTTAAAAAGACTTTAGGAAACGCTGAAAGAAATTTAGTTGGGGAACTCAAAACGGTTCGTAACGATTGGGCGCATGGCAAAAATTTCTCTACTGATGATGCTTACCGCGCTTTAGACAGCACAGCCCGATTACTCTCTTCAATTTCTGCACCTCAAGCTGATACGGTAGAAAAGCAAAAACAGGAACTATTACGCCTGCGCTTTGAAGAACAAGCCCGCCATGAAAAACGCAAAGCAACCAATGTCGCTATTGAAAGTAATCCTCAAGGTGGTTTAAAACCCTGGCGGGAAATTGTAACTCCCCACGATGATGTGGCTTCAGGACGCTTTCAGCAAGCGGAATTCGCAGCGGATTTATGGCAAGTATACCTGGATGATAAAAACTGTGCCGATGAATATCGCGACCCTACAGAGTTTTTTCATCGCACCTATCTTACTGAAGGACTTAAAGACTTACTTACTAATGCCTTGATTCGTCTCAGTGGCAAAGGAGGCGACCCCGTAATCGAATTACAAACTAACTTTGGTGGTGGTAAAACCCACGCCATGTTAGCCCTCTATCATTTGTGTTTGGGAGTTTCCGCCCAAAACTTACCTGGATGTGAAGCCATTTTTACCGAAACTGGAATCGATAATCCACCCCAAGATGTCAAAACTGCTGTTCTGGTAGGAAACAAAATATCTCCTGGAACTCCTGAACGGAAAAAAGATGGCACTGTAGTTAAAACTCTTTGGGGAGAAATCGCTTGGCAACTTGGGGGCAAAGAAGGTTATGAAATGGTTGCAGATGCAGACCAAACTGCTACTAATCCTGGAGATAAGCTCAAAGATTTATTCAATCGTTATTCACCCTGTCTAATTCTTGTAGATGAATGGGTAGCTTATGCTCGTCAACTGCATTACGAGAAAGATCTGCCTGGGGGAGATTTCGATACCCACTTTACCTTTGCCCAAACCCTTAGTGAATCAGCTAAAAACGCCGACAACACTTTATTAGTGGTCAGTATTCCCGCTTCGGATATTGAAATCGGTGGAGATAGAGGGAAAGAAGCTTTAGAGCGTCTTAAAAATGCCATTGGTCGGGTAGAATCTCCCTGGCGACCTGCCACCGCAGAAGAAAGTTTCCATATCGTTCGCCGTCGTCTGTTCAAAGATATTACCGACCCTACTTTATTTACCGCTCGCGACACCGTTATACGTGCGTTTAGCCAAATGTATCGCGACCAAAAAACTGAATTTCCCGCAGAATGTCGCGAAAAAGATTATGAAAGAAGAATTACAGATGCTTATCCTATCCATCCCGAATTATTTGAGCGTCTGTACGAAGATTGGTCGAGTTTAGATAAATTCCAGCGCACTCGCGGAGTGTTGCGCTTGATGGCAAAGGTAATTAGCTATCTGTGGCAAGAGAACGATAAGAATTTAATGATTCTTCCTGCCAACGTACCGATGGCTGATTCGCAGGTACAGTCAGAACTGACTCGCTACCTGGATGACAACTGGCTGCCCATTATTGATAAAGATGTGGATGGTACTAATTCCCTTCCCGTCGATCTCGACCGCCAACATTCAAATTTAGGGCGTTATTCTGCCTGTCGTCGGGTAACTAGAACTATTTACATGGGTTCTGCACCACTGCAAAAAGCTGCCAATAAAGGGTTAGATATTCGCCGAATCAAATTAGGCTGTACCCAACCTGGAGAGAATGTAGCGACCTTTGGTGATGCCCTGCGCCGACTGACCAACCAAGCAACTTATCTCTATGTCGATAGTAGCGAGAGATATTGGATCGATACTCAACCCAACGTTACCCGTACTGCGATCGATCGCGCTACCCAGTACAGAGAAGACCAAACCTGGGATGAAATTATTAGAAGACTTAAGCTAGATAGGGAGATGGGAGATTTTGCTGGTGTTCATATAGCACCTAATTCATCTTCTGATGTTCCCGATGAGGAAACAATGGGAGTTAGATTAGTTGTACTCCAACCTAACCTAACCCATAGTAGTAAAGCTAAAAGTAGTGATGCTTTAACCGAAGCAAAACAAATACTCGATACCAAAGGTACTGCACCTCGCTATTGTAAAAACCTTCTGGTTTTTCTTGCTCCCGACCGAAACAAACAAGAAAACTTGATGAGATTGGTAAATCAATATTTAGCCTGGGAATCAATAGTCGCTGATTCAGGAAAAGAAAATCTCAACCTTAATGGCTCTCAGAAAAATCAAGCTGAGAAGAAATTAAAAGACGCAGATAAGACCGTTAAGATGTCATTGCAAGATACTTATCAATGGTTACTCGTTCCCACTCAACCAGAACCTACAGGCGATCTAGAATGGGAAGAATATCGTCTTTCAGTCAAAGACTCCCCTATCTTACAAGCTAGTCGCAAATTAGGTCATGAAGAACACCTAATTACTACCTATGCTCCTGCTCGTTTAACTCTGGAAATTCTCAATGATTATGTCTGGAAAAATGCCAACCACATCGACCTCAAAACCCTCTGGAAATATCTAACTAATTACCTTTATCTACCGCGACTAAAAAACGAACAGGTTTTACTAGATGCGATCTCTGATGGGGTAGGGAAAGATTTATGTTCTTGGCAGGAAAATTTTGCTTATGCCAATGGTTTCGATGAAGCTACTGGAAAATATCTAGGTTTAAAAGCAGGTCAGCCAATTACCCCTAAATTTAGTAGTTCTGATTTCTTAGTTAAACCAGAGGTAGCTTCTGCCCAATTTAAAGCAGAACAAGAAGAAAGACAACGATTAGAATATACATCTACGCTCAATAATGGAAATGGCAAAACGGTTCAAACTACCACCAGTAGTTATACAGTAGACCCCGTTTCTGTTTCTACCAATGGTACAGAGCTAACAACCGATTCTTCTACAGTTGTTACTATTGAAACTCAGCCAAAGCGACGTTTTCACGGCACTGTGGAACTTAGTTCACTGCGTCTAATTGATGATGTGCAAAAGATCGCTG